A genomic segment from Bacillus cereus G9842 encodes:
- a CDS encoding MFS transporter has product MKKMSRQEKSWILYDWANSVYSLVITTALFPIYFKAAAKEAGLSGATSTAYWGYANSFATLLISILAPILGTVADYKGFKKRFFTFFFGLGIVFTSMLAVVPTSQWYLLLGCYMLALVGFAGANIFYDAFLVDVTSEDRMDRISTRGFALGYIGSTIPFIGCIALIILSQKGTIPLSVGIASQISFAITALWWGLFTIPMLKNVEQKHYIERHPRPITMSFKRLAATFKNIKEYKTVFMFLIAYFFYIDGVDTIITMSTAYGTDLGISATNLLIILFVTQIVACPFALLYGKLSATFTGKKMLYVGIIIYIIICIYAYFLKTTLDFWILAMLVATSQGGIQALSRSYFAKLVPKESANEFFGFYNIFGKFAAIMGPVLVGVTTQLTGKTNAGVLSIIVLFIIGGFLLTRVPENNTSVTPTSPKTKTL; this is encoded by the coding sequence ATGAAAAAAATGTCCAGACAAGAAAAAAGCTGGATATTATACGATTGGGCGAACTCGGTATATTCGCTCGTCATTACAACTGCATTATTTCCAATTTACTTTAAAGCAGCTGCAAAAGAAGCTGGACTATCCGGGGCAACTTCAACAGCATATTGGGGATATGCAAACTCGTTCGCTACACTTTTAATTTCTATACTTGCTCCTATTCTCGGCACAGTTGCTGATTATAAAGGATTTAAAAAACGATTTTTCACATTCTTCTTTGGACTCGGTATCGTATTTACAAGTATGTTAGCAGTCGTTCCAACATCTCAGTGGTACTTATTATTAGGATGCTATATGCTCGCCTTAGTCGGTTTTGCTGGAGCAAACATTTTTTATGATGCATTTTTAGTAGATGTCACTTCTGAAGATAGAATGGACCGAATTTCTACGCGAGGTTTCGCATTAGGCTATATTGGGAGTACTATTCCTTTCATCGGTTGTATCGCTCTTATTATTCTTTCTCAAAAAGGAACTATCCCTTTATCTGTTGGTATTGCTAGTCAAATTTCATTTGCGATAACAGCTCTTTGGTGGGGGTTATTTACGATTCCAATGCTAAAAAACGTAGAGCAAAAGCACTATATTGAACGTCACCCTAGACCAATTACAATGAGCTTCAAACGCCTTGCTGCTACTTTTAAAAATATTAAAGAATATAAAACTGTATTCATGTTCCTAATCGCTTACTTTTTCTATATTGATGGGGTCGATACAATTATTACCATGTCCACCGCTTACGGAACAGATCTCGGTATCAGTGCAACGAATCTATTAATCATATTATTTGTAACACAAATTGTCGCTTGTCCATTTGCTTTATTATATGGAAAATTATCAGCAACATTTACAGGTAAAAAAATGCTATATGTCGGTATCATTATTTATATCATCATTTGCATATATGCTTATTTCTTAAAAACGACACTTGATTTTTGGATTTTAGCAATGTTAGTTGCTACATCTCAAGGTGGTATTCAAGCACTAAGTCGTTCATACTTTGCAAAACTAGTACCAAAAGAATCTGCTAATGAATTCTTCGGATTTTATAATATCTTTGGTAAGTTCGCCGCAATTATGGGCCCGGTATTAGTCGGTGTTACAACGCAATTAACAGGAAAAACAAACGCTGGTGTTCTTAGTATTATTGTTCTGTTTATTATCGGTGGATTCTTATTAACTAGAGTTCCAGAAAATAATACATCCGTTACACCAACTAGTCCAAAGACTAAAACACTATAA
- a CDS encoding alkaline phosphatase family protein: protein MDKALTNRVIILSFDCLSALDFPILQKLPHFQSLIKKGTVVEKVEPIYPSVTYPSHSTIVTGNYPNKHGVVSNTLLQPGRESPDWHWYRKSIKGTTLYDEARKANLTTAALLWPVTGRANIDYNLPEIFPNRPWQNQVLVSLFSGSPLYQLDLNRRFGHIRNGLSQPELDDFVLASAVHTIQTKKPNVMFVHFTDLDTQRHYHGFESNETIAAIHRHDERLGKIIQTLKDSDLYEESTIIALGDHSALSENKSIQLNVLFHQRGLISLNKKGKLVDWKAYCQSCDGSAYVYVKDKNDTDTIREVQLLLEELLQNKQNGIEFILHDEAAKDRGADGNCLFMLEAQEGYYFTENYTGDFIKEITEKDVTPSKKYTFGTHGYSPTKPNYETIFIAAGKGIKSGVTVPYMRLIDEGPTIARLLGLHLGETDGAIVEDLLQL, encoded by the coding sequence ATGGATAAAGCATTAACGAATCGTGTCATTATTTTATCATTCGACTGTTTATCAGCTTTAGATTTTCCTATACTACAAAAACTACCTCATTTCCAATCTCTAATAAAAAAGGGCACGGTTGTCGAAAAAGTAGAACCAATTTATCCTTCTGTAACATATCCAAGCCACTCAACAATCGTAACCGGTAATTATCCTAACAAGCACGGTGTTGTTAGTAATACGTTACTTCAACCAGGACGTGAATCACCTGATTGGCATTGGTACCGAAAATCGATAAAAGGAACAACATTGTATGATGAAGCGCGTAAAGCAAATTTAACGACAGCTGCCCTTCTATGGCCTGTTACTGGGAGAGCAAACATTGATTACAATTTACCAGAAATTTTCCCCAATAGACCGTGGCAAAATCAAGTGTTAGTTTCCTTATTTAGCGGTAGCCCACTATACCAATTAGATTTAAATCGTCGTTTCGGCCATATAAGAAATGGTTTATCACAACCAGAGCTGGATGATTTCGTCCTCGCCTCTGCTGTACACACCATTCAGACGAAAAAGCCTAATGTTATGTTCGTACATTTCACTGATTTAGACACGCAAAGACATTATCATGGCTTTGAATCTAACGAAACAATAGCTGCAATTCATAGACATGATGAGCGGCTAGGGAAAATTATTCAAACTTTAAAAGACAGTGATCTATACGAAGAAAGTACAATTATTGCCCTTGGTGATCATAGCGCTTTAAGTGAAAACAAATCCATCCAATTAAATGTGCTATTCCATCAAAGAGGACTTATATCTCTTAATAAAAAAGGCAAATTAGTAGACTGGAAAGCCTATTGCCAAAGTTGTGATGGCTCTGCCTATGTATATGTGAAAGACAAAAATGATACGGATACAATTCGAGAAGTACAACTACTCCTTGAAGAACTGCTGCAAAATAAACAGAATGGAATTGAATTTATACTTCATGATGAAGCTGCGAAAGACCGCGGTGCAGATGGTAATTGTTTATTTATGTTAGAAGCACAAGAGGGTTATTATTTCACTGAAAACTATACAGGAGATTTTATAAAAGAAATTACTGAAAAAGATGTTACGCCTAGTAAAAAATATACATTTGGTACGCATGGATACTCTCCAACAAAACCTAACTATGAAACAATTTTTATCGCTGCTGGGAAAGGAATAAAAAGCGGCGTTACCGTCCCGTACATGAGGCTTATTGATGAAGGTCCAACTATCGCTAGACTACTCGGTTTACACTTAGGTGAAACAGACGGAGCAATTGTAGAGGATTTACTCCAATTGTAA
- a CDS encoding YesK-like family protein, translating to MDWLDGFGIFYIIGGITILLVFAISYLLKKRFPDKQFDIIFALIVILLCLASFPVTMMVIGGWEGMGYGFIGFFVLLGTLIGMIAHQLVKISRKSYV from the coding sequence ATGGACTGGTTAGATGGATTCGGTATATTTTACATCATTGGTGGCATCACAATTCTCCTTGTATTTGCTATTTCATATTTACTAAAGAAACGTTTTCCAGACAAACAGTTTGATATTATATTTGCACTGATTGTAATACTTCTTTGCTTAGCATCATTTCCTGTTACCATGATGGTTATTGGTGGGTGGGAAGGAATGGGATATGGATTTATTGGTTTCTTCGTTCTACTAGGTACACTTATTGGTATGATTGCACATCAACTTGTAAAAATCTCTCGAAAAAGCTACGTATAA
- the proS gene encoding proline--tRNA ligase, with product MAKEQVQAITKMEEDFAQWYTDIVKKAELVDYSSVKGCMILRPYGYALWENMQKVMDEKLKETGHENVYMPMFIPESLLQKEKDHVEGFAPEVAWVTHGGDEKLAERLCVRPTSETLFCEHFSKIVQSYNDLPKLYNQWCSVVRWEKTTRPFLRTTEFLWQEGHTIHETAEESQAETLNILNLYASFCEDYLAIPVIKGQKTEKEKFAGAKATYTIESLMHDGKALQTGTSHNFGTNFSEAFDIKFLDRNGKWQYVHQTSWGVSTRMIGGLIMVHSDNNGLVMPPKVAPVQVVIVPIAQHKEGVLAKATELQGHIQKVARVKIDASNKTPGWKFNEYEMKGIPIRLEVGPKDIEKNQVVLVRRDTKEKEFISMDQLEERIPALLEEIHDSLFNKAKVFRDENTYSATNFEEMKQVADEKQGFIKAMWCGELACEEKLKEEVGVSSRCMPFEQEHLADECICCGKEAKQMVYWGKAY from the coding sequence ATGGCAAAAGAACAAGTGCAAGCCATTACGAAGATGGAAGAGGACTTTGCGCAGTGGTATACCGATATTGTAAAAAAAGCCGAACTGGTTGATTATTCAAGTGTAAAAGGGTGCATGATTTTACGTCCATATGGTTATGCCTTATGGGAGAATATGCAGAAGGTGATGGATGAGAAGCTAAAAGAAACTGGCCATGAAAATGTATATATGCCAATGTTTATCCCAGAGAGTTTATTGCAAAAAGAGAAGGATCATGTTGAAGGGTTTGCTCCTGAAGTAGCATGGGTTACGCATGGCGGAGATGAAAAGTTAGCGGAAAGACTTTGTGTACGTCCTACATCTGAAACTTTATTCTGTGAGCATTTTTCAAAAATTGTGCAATCCTATAATGATTTGCCAAAATTATACAACCAGTGGTGTTCAGTAGTTCGTTGGGAGAAGACAACTAGGCCATTCCTTCGTACGACAGAATTTTTATGGCAAGAGGGTCATACAATCCATGAAACAGCAGAAGAATCGCAGGCTGAAACATTAAATATTTTAAACTTATATGCTTCTTTCTGTGAGGATTATTTAGCGATACCAGTTATTAAAGGACAAAAAACAGAAAAAGAGAAGTTTGCTGGAGCAAAGGCAACTTATACAATTGAAAGCTTAATGCATGATGGGAAAGCACTTCAAACAGGAACATCCCATAACTTTGGAACGAATTTCTCTGAAGCATTTGATATTAAATTTTTAGATCGTAACGGTAAGTGGCAATATGTACACCAAACATCTTGGGGTGTATCAACAAGAATGATAGGTGGGCTAATTATGGTTCATAGCGATAATAATGGACTTGTAATGCCACCAAAAGTTGCTCCAGTGCAAGTTGTTATCGTACCAATTGCTCAGCATAAAGAAGGAGTTTTAGCGAAAGCAACAGAGTTACAAGGACATATTCAAAAAGTTGCACGCGTGAAAATAGATGCTAGTAATAAAACACCGGGCTGGAAATTTAATGAGTATGAAATGAAGGGCATTCCAATTCGATTAGAAGTTGGGCCTAAAGATATTGAAAAGAATCAAGTTGTACTTGTAAGAAGAGATACGAAAGAAAAAGAATTTATATCAATGGATCAATTAGAAGAACGTATTCCAGCACTACTTGAGGAAATTCATGACTCTTTATTTAATAAGGCAAAAGTATTTCGCGATGAGAATACGTATAGTGCGACGAATTTTGAAGAGATGAAACAAGTAGCTGATGAAAAGCAAGGATTTATTAAGGCAATGTGGTGCGGAGAATTAGCTTGTGAAGAGAAACTAAAAGAAGAAGTTGGAGTATCTTCACGTTGTATGCCTTTTGAGCAAGAGCATTTAGCTGACGAATGTATTTGTTGTGGTAAAGAAGCTAAACAAATGGTGTATTGGGGAAAAGCGTATTAA
- a CDS encoding ROK family protein, which produces MKEYIAFDIGGTQIKYGIVSEIGRVLKRKTVATEIHLGGEQTIQKLIYVSKKIMNEHTIAGIGISTTGIVDINKGIVTGGADHIPGYRTIPIIDRLQEILKVPVSIDNDVNCAAFGEKWNGSGREKENFIMLTLGTGIGGAIFIDGELYRGHSFSAGEWGNMLIEGKPFEEVASISGLIRLVRKYKGKGEWNGRLIFELYDKGDREVAQVVRIFFKHLAIGISNLAYIFNPEKIIIGGGITDRGNEFLKEVKEEVSKYLNQEIYNNCEIELAQNGNCAGMIGAIYHFLHHHK; this is translated from the coding sequence ATGAAAGAGTATATAGCGTTTGATATTGGCGGTACGCAAATTAAGTATGGCATTGTTTCAGAAATAGGGAGAGTATTAAAGCGTAAAACAGTTGCAACAGAAATTCATTTAGGCGGAGAACAAACTATTCAAAAACTTATATATGTATCAAAAAAAATAATGAATGAACATACTATTGCAGGAATTGGTATTAGCACCACGGGGATTGTTGATATTAATAAAGGAATTGTGACGGGAGGTGCGGATCATATTCCGGGATATCGTACTATTCCTATTATTGATAGATTGCAAGAGATATTAAAAGTTCCAGTATCGATTGACAATGATGTGAATTGTGCAGCGTTTGGAGAAAAATGGAATGGTAGTGGAAGAGAGAAAGAGAACTTTATTATGCTCACCCTTGGAACAGGGATTGGGGGAGCGATTTTTATAGACGGAGAATTGTACCGAGGGCATTCATTTAGTGCTGGTGAATGGGGGAATATGTTAATAGAAGGAAAACCGTTTGAAGAGGTTGCCTCGATTTCAGGATTAATTCGTCTTGTCAGAAAATATAAAGGCAAAGGTGAGTGGAATGGGAGATTAATTTTCGAGTTGTATGATAAAGGAGATCGGGAAGTTGCTCAAGTAGTTAGGATCTTCTTTAAACATTTGGCAATCGGAATTAGTAATCTTGCTTATATTTTCAATCCAGAAAAGATTATTATTGGTGGAGGAATTACCGATAGAGGAAATGAGTTTTTAAAAGAAGTAAAAGAAGAGGTCAGTAAATACTTAAATCAAGAGATTTATAATAATTGTGAGATTGAACTTGCACAAAACGGTAATTGTGCAGGAATGATTGGTGCTATTTACCACTTCTTACATCATCATAAGTAA
- a CDS encoding TerD family protein — translation MPIILEKGQKIDLTKGQPKVAKLQVGLGWDPIGQSGGFLSSLFGSKPNVDCDASVVMLEGDRFLNKNDLVYFGNKLSTCGSIIHSGDNLTGEGAGDDETIFVELHKVPSRINRLVFVVNIYDCVNRRQDFGMIRNAYIRIQNPQTGEELARYNLSDNYAGKTTLIAGEMYRHGSEWKFSAVGEGTQDKNLSEIVSRYQ, via the coding sequence ATGCCTATTATTTTAGAAAAAGGTCAAAAGATCGATTTAACGAAAGGACAACCAAAAGTAGCAAAACTACAGGTTGGCTTAGGCTGGGATCCAATTGGGCAATCAGGTGGATTTCTGTCTTCATTATTTGGAAGTAAACCAAATGTAGATTGTGATGCATCTGTTGTTATGTTAGAAGGAGATCGTTTTTTAAACAAAAATGATTTAGTTTACTTCGGAAATAAACTTTCTACTTGTGGTAGTATTATTCATTCAGGAGATAATTTAACAGGTGAAGGCGCTGGTGATGACGAAACAATTTTCGTAGAATTACATAAAGTTCCGAGCCGTATTAATCGTTTAGTATTCGTTGTAAATATTTATGACTGTGTAAATCGTCGTCAAGATTTCGGGATGATTCGTAATGCATATATTCGTATTCAAAACCCGCAAACTGGTGAAGAATTAGCACGCTATAATTTATCGGATAATTATGCTGGCAAAACGACTCTAATTGCAGGTGAAATGTATCGTCACGGAAGTGAATGGAAGTTTTCAGCTGTTGGAGAAGGCACACAAGATAAAAACTTAAGTGAGATTGTATCACGTTATCAATAA
- a CDS encoding TerD family protein → MASISLKKGQKVDLTKTNPGLSKVLVGLGWDTNRYDGQNDFDLDVSIFLVGANGKVSGAEDFVFYNNPKGANGAVEHLGDNRTGEGEGDDESIKVDLKNVPAHIERICFTITIYDGEGRSQNFGQVSNSFVRILDEEKNAELIRYDLGEDFSIETAVVVGELYRHAGDWKFNAIGSGFQGGLASLCNNFGLDVE, encoded by the coding sequence ATGGCATCAATTTCATTGAAAAAAGGACAAAAGGTAGACTTAACAAAAACGAATCCGGGTCTTTCAAAAGTTCTTGTAGGACTAGGTTGGGATACGAATCGTTATGACGGACAAAACGATTTCGATTTAGATGTTAGTATTTTCTTAGTAGGCGCTAACGGTAAAGTTTCAGGTGCAGAGGATTTCGTCTTCTATAATAACCCAAAAGGTGCGAATGGTGCTGTCGAGCATTTAGGAGATAACCGAACTGGCGAAGGTGAAGGCGATGACGAATCGATCAAAGTAGATTTGAAAAATGTACCTGCACATATCGAACGTATTTGTTTCACAATTACAATCTATGATGGAGAAGGTCGTAGCCAAAACTTCGGACAAGTTTCTAACTCTTTCGTACGTATTTTAGATGAAGAAAAGAATGCAGAATTAATTCGTTACGATTTAGGAGAAGATTTCTCTATTGAAACAGCCGTAGTAGTAGGTGAATTATACCGTCATGCAGGTGACTGGAAATTCAATGCAATCGGAAGTGGATTCCAAGGTGGATTAGCGTCTCTATGTAATAACTTTGGTTTAGACGTAGAGTAA
- a CDS encoding TerD family protein, which yields MVIQLQKGQKIDLGKTSPGLTKAVIGLGWDIKSYDGGSDFDLDASAFLLDANGKCTKETDFIFYNNLQSPCGSVLHTGDNRTGEGEGDDEQLVVDLKKVPADVHRIAITVTIYDAEGRSQNFGQVGNAFVRLANEETNEEVLRFDLGEDFSIETAVVFCELYRHNGQWKFNAVGSGFQGGLGALVRAYGLDA from the coding sequence ATGGTTATTCAATTACAAAAAGGACAGAAAATTGATTTGGGTAAGACAAGCCCTGGTTTAACAAAAGCAGTAATTGGTCTTGGATGGGATATTAAATCTTATGACGGTGGATCAGATTTCGATTTAGATGCATCTGCCTTTTTATTAGATGCAAACGGAAAATGTACGAAGGAAACTGATTTTATCTTCTATAATAATTTACAGTCTCCTTGTGGATCTGTTTTACATACAGGAGATAACCGTACAGGTGAAGGTGAAGGTGACGATGAGCAACTTGTTGTGGACTTAAAGAAAGTTCCAGCAGATGTGCACAGAATTGCTATTACAGTTACGATTTATGATGCAGAAGGCCGTAGTCAAAACTTTGGACAAGTAGGAAATGCGTTTGTTCGTTTAGCAAATGAAGAGACGAATGAAGAAGTTCTTCGTTTTGATTTAGGGGAAGATTTCTCCATTGAAACAGCAGTTGTCTTTTGTGAATTATACCGTCATAATGGACAGTGGAAGTTTAATGCAGTAGGAAGTGGATTCCAAGGTGGTTTAGGTGCGCTTGTAAGAGCGTATGGCTTGGATGCATAG